Part of the ANME-2 cluster archaeon genome is shown below.
TGATGGCTCTAGTGGCAAAAGGAAAACCGCAGGCGGGATTGCCTTTCCTGAACACTGGGGCTATACTGGGATATGTAGCAGGTTGCCTGTGGAGCAGCATACCAATAATCCCCTTATAATCGAAGGATATTTCATACATAGAATAGCTTAAAAATATCATTCTATAAAATAACCTGAAGAACGAGGTTGCATCCTGATGCCAATAGGCGTATATACCTGCCACTGCGGCAGCAACATTGCGGGCCACCTGAATGTGGAATCAGTACGTGAATTTGCCAGTACCCTGCCTGACGTTGTCGTATCAAAAGATATTACCTTTGCATGCGGGGACCAGGGACAGGATGAGATCAAAAAGGATATTCAGGAAATGGATCTGGACCGAATCGTGGTGGCTGCATGCTCCCCCAGGCTGCACGAAGTGACCTTCAGACGGGCGGCAAAGGCAGCCGGACTGAATCCCTATCTGGTCGAGATCGTGAATATAAGGGAGCAATGCAGCTGGGTACACAGGGATTCTTATCATTACACCACCCAGAAGGCCAAGGACCTGGTGGCTATGGGTGTAGCAAGGGCGAGACTGCTCAGTCCCCTCATGCTCGAGACTGTTCCGGCCATCAGGGACGTGCTGGTCATAGGTGGCGGAGTCACCGGTGTCCAGGCAGCACTCAACATGGCAGATAGCGGAATAAAGGTACATCTGGTCGAGCGCGAGCCTATGCTGGGAGGCTGGATGGCATGGCTCAACGAGGTGTTCCCTACCAACGACTGTTCCATGTGCGTGCTGGCTCCCAGGCTTACCGAGGTCATCGACCACCCCAATATAACCGTACATACCTATTCTGAGATAAAAGATATTACAGGACATATCGGGAATTTCCATATTAAAGTGAGACACAAACCCAGGTACGTTGATGAATTAAAGTGCAAGGGGTGTATCGAACTGTGTGCTACCGTGTGCCCCATAGAAGTGCCACAGGAAATTGATGGTGGGTTGAGCCTGCGTAAGGCCATCTACCTGCCTCATGCCCAGGCTGTGCCCCTTGTGGCCGTGGTCGACCCTGAACACTGCGTGGGGTGTAAATTGTGCGAGAAGGCATGCGAACCCGAGGCAGTGGATTTTGACCAGAAGGAAGAAGGTGTTGAGTTCAGTGTGGGTGCCATTATCGTGGCCACCGGACACCGTCCCTTTGATGCATCGCGCAAACCGGAATATGGTTATGGCACGATCCGCAACGTCATTACCAGCATGGAACTTGAGCAGATGCTGAATGCTTCGGGCCCTACCAGCGGGATGGTTGTCCGTCCTTCGGATGGACAAAAGGCGAAAAGGGTGGCATTTATTCAATGCGTGGGCAGCAGGGATGAGACTGTGGGCAACCCGTATTGTTCCAGGGTGTGCTGCATGGTTGCTATAAAGAACGCCGGGCTTATCAGGGAAAGGAATCCTGAAACAACGGTCAGTGTACATTATATCGACATCAGGGCCGGCGGCGAGAACTATGAGGAGTACTATATCAGGAACCAGGAAAAAGGTGTGGAATTCATCAGGGGGAGGTTGGCGTCAGTGAAAGAGGTTGATGGTGAAGCTGTCATCACCTATGAAGATACCATGACCGGGGAGATTGTGGACCAGACTGTGGACCTGGTAGTGCTCTCAGTAGGCCTTGAGCCAAATCCCTATTCCGGTGAAATTGTCAATACCCTGAACCTGAGCCAGCGGCCTGATAGGTTCATCCAGGTAGCCCATCCCAAGATGCGCCCGGTAGACACCCATACCAGGGGCGTGTTCGTAGCAGGCTGTGCTTCCGGTCCCAAGGAGATACAGGTGTCCATTGCACAGGGAATTGCCGCATCAGCCAGGGCCATAAGTATATTAAGCAGTGGCAGTATCCCGAAAGATGTGATGGGGGTTGAGGTCATTGATGACCTTTGTACAGGATGCCGGCTCTGTGAGGAGGTCTGCCCTTATGACAGGATAACGGTAGTGAACGGCAAAGCTGTGGTGGACGAACTGACCTGCAGCGGATGCGGTGCCTGCGCTGCTGCCTGTCCCGGTGGTGCCCTGCAGCCCAGGCATTTCACTGACGGCCAGATACTGGCACAGGTACAAGCAGCCACTCATGACATAAAAGAAACTCCGCTCATTATCGCTTTTTTATGCCACTGGTGCAGTTATGCTGCAGCTGACCTGGCTGGTTCGCTGGGTGCGGGCTATCCAACCAATGTCAGGAACATCCGTGTGATGTGTGCGGGCAGGGTGAACCCGTCATTCGTACTGAAGGCTTTGAAAGGCGGTGCGGATGGTGTGCTTGTGGCAGGGTGCCGGTTCGGTGAATGCCATTACCTGACCGGGAATCGTAAGGCTCAGCAACGGGTGGATATCCTGAAAAGTATGCTGGCTGATAGGGGGATCGACCCCAGGCGCGTGAGAACTGCGTGGGTGGCTGCCAGTGAAGGCGGGAAGTTTGCGCAGGAGGTCCGTGATTTTGTGGATGAACTGGTTGGGATAGGTGCTATCGGAAGTGAACTTGATGCATCTGATACAGATATCAACACGGGTGAATAAGAATACTGAAGATGGAAGACCCAGCAAGACTTAAACCGCTATCATTTACCAAAGTATTTATCAGGTCCATTACCAATAAGAAATTGTTTTGTTATGTCTGAGAAATTCTTTACCACAGTTTTACACATGCTCAGGGACCGCCAGTTGTCCATCAGTGGAGTCTCACGCGAACTCAAGTCCAGCGGGTATGACCAGCACAGGCTTATCATCACAGGATACCTGAGGGCACTGTACGACGCAGGTTATCTTGAAGAACTGGATATCCCGCCTTCAAAGGTATATACCTACAATCACAAAAGGCAGGAGAAAGACTTATACCTGATGCTGGAAGACCGCCTGAAGGAGGTGGATTCTGATATCAGATTCCCCGTGGCTGTTCATATATTGACCACCCTGTTCAACCGTCCCTGTTTCAGGTATGAATTGAACCTGCTTGAGATAACTCCAAAAGATAGTCCTTATGTGAGAGAATCCAATGACGGACGGCTCAGGGAATACAGGGAGGATATTACCCGGTTCGATATACCTGCCAGTGATAAAGCCTATGAGATGAAGGGTGCGGATGTAAATATCATTGCAAAAAGTGGTGAGGTCATTTTTGGCATTTTAAAGGACAAGGTGAACATGACAGGATTGAGGTCAAGATACCATGCCACACGGATATCTGATTATTAAATACAGCTATGCTGGCAAGGAGTGATTTCACATGGCAGTAATTTCACTGCTCTCTGATTTCGGGGACCTGTACCCGGCCCAGATGAAAGCCGTCATTTTACGTATCAATCCAACTGCTGTGCTTGTAGATATCTCACACCAGATACCTGCCCAGGACATCAGTGCCGGAGCCTTTGCCCTGATGATATCGGCACCGCATTTCCCTGAAGGTACGGTGCACCTTGCTGTGGTTGACCCTGGCGTAGGCACATCCAGGCGCCCTATAGCAGTACAGGCCGGGGCACATTTTTTTGTAGGGCCTGACAATGGTCTGCTGATTCCAGCGGCTTGCGGGGCAGGACAGGATCTTACGGTACGTGAGATCACCAACCCGGATCTTTTGCTTGAACCTTCATCCACGTTCCACGGACGGGATATATTTGCCCCGGTTGCAGCTCACCTGTCATCAGGAATGGCAGTGGCAGACGTAGGTGATACGATACAGAATTTTGTGGAAATGGATTTTTGTGGCTCTGGGGTAATGGATGGGAAAGTGCGGGGGCAAATCGTGTATGTGGATGGTTTTGGTAATGCCATTACAAATATCCCGGGCAAAGTTATGTTCGAGTGGTTTAAATACGGTGATGTACTGGATATTTATGGTGTGAACATGCTTTTTGTCAAAACATACGGTAGCGTGAAAAAAGGTATGCCTCTTCTTGTTGTTGGTAGCCACGGTTATCTGGAGATATCGGTAAATTCAGGTAGTGCCGTCAAATTGTTTGGATTGGAGCTAGGGAGCCATTTTGATTTGGTCCCTCCTGGTTCATTCTTTTTGTGAAGTAAATGTGAACTGATAAAATACTATATCAGGTATATTTACGTATTATTAGCTCATATAGAGATTATATATAATATCAAGCTCTAAATTATGGACAATATTCTATAATAGTTATATTTCATACAATTATTGGTAAAATAAGCTTATATACAGGGTAGATATGGTAAAATCAAAATGTTAACATTTATGGTAGTTAATGGAATTAATATTCTATAATAAAATTATATAGCAGTGGGATGAATTAGGCAATGCTTCGAAAAAATGTATCAATTAGTAATAACCATTTAAAAATAATAGACCCCATTTTAAAAAAAAATAATGGCAATCTATCAGCTACTATACGTGATATTATTGATTTCACCGGTTTTATCGTTAAAAAATTTGGAAGTATTGAGAATGCGAAAGAAGAGCTTTCAAAAGAAAATCATTCACACGATTACTATGTTGACAGTATATATGGCATTACTATGCCCCTTTCTATGTTCAGGTGGCTTCTTGAATCCAGGGATAAATCGAACCTTCCGATAATAGAGGAAGTTACCCAGCTCTTTATGCCAGAATCTGGTGGTGCTACAGATCTCGAAAGTGTGATTAAAGATATTAATGATAAAAATTCGTTGCTAAAATGGCCTTTGTACATAAAAACCCACATTGAGGGCGAGAAATATATAATTTTGATAAGCGGTTCTGACACCCTGATAAATAAGTTCGGAGCCATGTTATTATCCATGTATCTTGCTAATCTGGATGAACCATTAAAGTTAACGAATGTCCTCAAACTGCCATCTTCCATTCAGCTGCAGTTTATTACCAGTAAAAAAAGCGATGCTAAGGAAGCCTTTGAACGTTTTTATGGGAAAATGGCCGACCTGCCTGTTAAAAGCTGATTCAATTCGGGATCGTTACTACTAACAAATATATAATAGTTAAACAATAAGAATTTTCCTTGCTATAGTATTTCCTGAAAATACGAAGGTTGAACAATGAATGTGATAATTTCCAGTTTATTTGTATCTTTCAGCAGGCACAAGCGATTTATTCTCACGTTATTTTTCCTTCTTGTAATAATTCCGGTTTTCAGCCTGAACTATAAAGATATCCGTTTCAGGGACGACAACCTTGTTATCATTAACCAGTTGGAAGGACACCATGGTCTGATGGAGATGTATGTCCACATATATAGTAGTGTATTCCTGTTTATTGCCTGTATTATTTCGATCCTGGTCCTGTACGAACAATTTAAGGATTCTTCTTTTACCTGGAGGCCTATGATGGCCGGGATATTTGTAACAGGAATGATAGGTCTTAGTGACGGGATTGACCATTTGTTCGCGGTATATGTTTCAAGTGGTTTTATTGCCCTGGCCGGGCACAATTTTTTTCATTTCATACATGAGTTCGGTGGCCCTATTGCAATCTTCTTTTTTTTCCGGGGAACGAAAGAATATTCGATGCAATTCAGGGAAGGTGGCAAGCCCATGTCAAAAACCAGGATAATCACTTTATTATCGGTACTTCCATTACTGGCTTTACTTGCAACCGTATCCTCAATTGACATACTTGATGTAGACATCGCCAATACTACCGGTTTTATAGTTACTGTGGCAACATTGATACTCGCCGGCCTTACCATAAGAGAATCATACCGGCAGTGGGAAGTACAAAGTTTTTTAATGGGCTATATTTCTCTGCTTGCGGTTTCTGTGTCATTGCTCTTTGTCACTATCCTTGTAAGTATGAATTCTTATGTGTTGGAAAATGCTTATTTGTACGCTTTATCGTATTCATTAAAAGACATTTTTCATGTCGTAACAGCTGCTTTGATAATTCTGTTCACCGTTTCAATGCATATCATGTTGAGCGACAATTGAGCATGATGAGCAAGTACGTTGGTTCCTGCTTATTGGTTTTAGAATACAGCTGGTAGATTTTCGGATTTGATCGAATTATGGACGTTATTACTCATATCTTGTGAATATCGTGTGAAATTTATTGAGCAAAATTTTGGATTAAAAACGTTATTGCTGTACAGATATTAAACAAAATGAGAATATATGGCATTATATCAATAATTAATTTATGATATATCAAATATTTACCCCTAATTTAATTTAATGTTAAAATATCAAATATATTATTTTTGGATGGTGTGAACAGTACCGAAAGATATATAATGGTTTAGCATGATGTATTATTTACTAACAAATTAAGACTAATAAATTAAAACTAATTGATAAAGGTGAAAACCATGAATGAAATAAGTACCTACGATGGAATGCATGTGAGAAATCCCAGGAATAATGCCGTAGAGTACAATGTTCCTGAAGGATTTATGAGAATATTGGTATATCTACTGTCTTTCGTTCTTCCTTTTGGAATGGTGACAGGTATTTACTATTCGATCAGGCCGGATTATCAGAGTAAAGTATTTGGAAAAAATTGTTTCATGCTTTCAATCACTCCATTGCTCGCCACAATCATCGTTCTGGTGATTGCATTACTGTCAATGGCTGTGATTTTCGCACTAAAATACTAAATATGCATTTATGAGGTGAGGAGGCACTACCCTTGCCCGCCTTCTCATCTTCATAATACCTATATAATAAACACTACTTTTCGAACAACAACTGATATATTCCAATAATAAGTCCATGTTATTATTGGGAAAATAGTAAATAAAAAAAGTATCAGTTGAATGAAGAAAGTATTCCGAATATTTTCAATGTGATGTATATTGCAAGAACGAGTATGATAGCCACAATAATTTTGAAGTTTGGAGTATTTTCAATTAAGCCTTTCAAATCATTTCACCACTTAAGTAAATTAATCTTTTTAACGTAATGATTTAATAACCTGTTCCTACTTATAGGTTTCTTTTTTGTTGTGAACTATTGTGAAACAGGGTTTATTGAGAAGAGTTGTAGATCCAACATAATCTATTGCCTATTTTCAATAGCAGGTAAGCCATATTTCATCAAAACATTTAATATATTTATTATTAGTACATTTTATAGTATTGTCAATATTAGCTTCGACCGATTCTTATTTATAGTATTTAATCTTATAGTGTGAAACTGGTGATATAATGAAACTTATCTACACACTTTCATTAACTTTAGTACTATTGACAGTATTGTCAGCACCGAGCAGTGCTTACCAATCCTATGCGGATGAGGTTCCAGGAGACTTGAATGGAAATTGTTTAATTTGTCATGCTGATGCCAACGGAGGCGGTGATCTAAATTCATATGGGATAGATTACAGCGCATATCAATCTTTTGAGGATATAGCGAGCCTTGATTCTGACAAAGATGGCTATACAAATCAGGAAGAACTGGACGAAATGACACTGCCGGGAGATGATACTTCATTCCCTGAGCCAGATGAGCCTGAAGGTTCACCAGGATTTGGCTTCATAGGGATGTCAATTGGGATCCTGGGAGCATTACTCCTGATAAATGGCCGGGAAAGAAGATAGTCCCGGCTTTACCTTTTTTAGTTGCATGCATATATCCTCAAATATGTAAGGATTTATCTGCTCCTTTTTTTCTACTACCAACTTATTGGTTACATTCTACTCTTATCGACGATTGTACCCTTACACATCCATTTTCATCTATTGTTTCAAACCGCCCATTTTTCCCAACATTATTTCATACCCTTTTTCACACCCTTTTTCACACCATAGGAACATACCAGATAAAGAAGGTAATTCATGAAAATTCTCATTCCTTAGAATGTACTGTCGAAATTAATAATTAATGATGGGGTACAATACAGAAAGCAGATAATCGATAACTATCAACGTTGAAAAGAGACCTATCAGGTGAAAATCCACTTCAAAGCAAACATCAACATTAGAGTATACAACTCAATGTCGGATAATACTAAAAAGAAGAAAAGAATCAAGATGTAAGGGCACTGTTATGCCCTGTACACCTTGACTATCATTTCATTTGCCAGGGCATTACCTGAAACGGGGTCAGCAGCAGTGTTATAGAACTGGTAATCATTGGTTCCGTTACCGTTTGCCACTTCACCCATGTTCCAGTGTCCAAACCCGTGCTGCATACCTACCACTTCAGGATGTATCCGGTCAGTGAGAAGCGCAGTACCTTTATCCTTGACATTTTTTGTCTCGATCCATACTGGATCCCCGGTCCTGATGTTCAACCTTTCTGCAGTCTCAGGGTGAATTGCCAGGTAGTTGGAATGTTTCAATTCATCCAGCCAGATATTGTTCTGGGTTCTGACACCGGTATGAGATACTTCTTTCCAGTTTATCAGGTATAACGGATATTCATAGTCAGGTTTAATGTCTGCAGCCTTATACTCGGGTATGGGAGGGATAGGGTCACCATTGGCGTCTTTTGTATTTCCTAATGTACCGGAATACAGTTCGAACTTACGGGTTGGGGTTTCAAAACCTGCATGATATCTGTCCCATATCATGACACCTATTGGTTTTCCATCTTTGTCATGAACAACACCATTCTCGTCCACATCTGATGAGCCTGAAAGACGGATTATTTTGTCATACTTCTTGAATTTCGTACCTTCAGGATCGGTCCACGTGGCACCAGGCAGTTCCTTCAATTCCTCAAGAGTAATACCGGGGGCACCATTCTCAAGTTCTCTGCTAAGGTATTCCTCATAAACCAGATTATTAAAGAATAGGTTACCGTCTGTCTCACGTAATCCCAGGCGCCTGCCCAGCTCTATGATGAATTCGTATTCTACCGGCTGTCCGAACCGGGGTTCAATAACAGGCTGGCGCAGGCTTACCGACGGCCAGGTGGTCCAGTTATTGACCAGGTCATACCGTTCCAGGTAATGAGTACCGGGCAATACGAGGTCAGCCAGTTCGGCAGTTTCTGACATGTGTGTGTCCACAACAGCCAGGAATTCAAGACTCTTCATGGCTTCTATGACATTTTCGGTCCCTGGAACTGACATCACCAGGTTCTGGTGCATAACAACACCGACCTTTGGTTGATATGGTCCGGTCCCTTTTTGCATAGTGTTCAATGTCTCAACTATGACCCCGGATTCATGAGCAAATGGATATTTGTCAGTACCGCCATCCAGCCTGGAATACTTTGATGGTGTGTACTTTACTTCCTGATGTACATTTCCACTCATATCAGGCAGCACAAGACCTCCCCGCACATCGAACTGACCGAGCAGACCGGTCAGGGCGACAATGGCCCTCATGGTCTGGAAACCATTCGAATGCTGGGTTACGCCAGACCATGCATCGATAATTACCGGCCTGGTATTACCCAGTTCCCGTCCCAGCCTCTCAATAGTACCTGCCGGAATACCGGTAATCGATTCGGCCCATTCCGGGCTCTTATTCCTGACATAGTCAGCATACTCATCAAAACCAACAGTCCAGTGGTCTATGAAATCGTTATCATATAATCCCAGTTTAATGATGACATGACCCAATGCAAGGGCAAGTGCACCGTCCGTGCCTGGTTTTATGGGGACCCATTCATGGGCTTTTGAAGCAGTAAAACTGTGGTACGGGTCTACAACCACCATCTGGGCCCCGTGCTGGATTCCGCGGATCATGGTTTGGGGCACATATCCCCATTTAACTGCAGAGAGAGGATTTGTACCAAACAGCAGAATGAACTTAGTATCCACGTTGTCTGTCAGTGGCCGCTGGTGCCCGACCATAGATTTGAATGCCGCCCTCCGGACTGCATCATACAGGTTCGACTGGTTATGGTAATTGGGAGTGCCATACAGGTTACAGAAATCCTGTTGTATATGAACAAAATTGTCATCATCACTGAACCATACCAGTTTATGGGCTTCACCGTTTTCCTTGAGTTCGGAAAGCTTCGTACTGATAAGTTCATAAGCTTCGGTCCATGTTATTTCTTTCCAGCCAGGGTCGATACCTTTCCCTTTTACAGGATTGGTGCGTTTCATGGGTTTGGAAAGCCTGTCATGATCATACAGGTCCATAATGCTGGCGTTACCTCTGGGACATAATGCTGCTCCTTCATTTTTATGTTCTTCAAAATCTTCAGACACATTAGATACGCCCATAGGGTTATGGAGATTCGGTACTACTTTGAGGACCACTTTTTCATTCTCCACGGTCATGACATCGGCCAGTACTCCGGTCTGTCCGCCGCACATATTACAGACTGTAGGTATCCATTTGTGCGGCTGTTTCCGGGCAGGGGCGCCAGCTATCTTGTGACAGTCGATACACTCGCTACCCGCCATGGCAGGATCTAACAATGCACTACCAGCAACAACTGCTCCGCCTGTTGCTGCGGTAAGTTTCAGGAATCCACGACGTGTGATGTCTTTGGAAGTCACGTCCTTGAACTGTTTCATCTCTTATCCTCCTCTACACGTCCCATGATACTGGAATCTGCGTCAATGTAAAATACCTTTGGTTCGGTTCCCAGTCCCGGTTTGATGAGCTGGGTAGGATAAAGGTGTATCAATTTCGATACTTCACTGTTCGGGTCGTTCATATCCCCGAATACCCTTGCTTTGGTCATACAGGAAAGCACGCATGCAGGCAGTGCACCATTATCCACTCTGTGAGCACAGAAAGAACACTTATCTGCTGTATCTTTATATTCTGTATGTTTTGGGTCATGGTTGGTGAAAGGTCCTTCATTCATGAACCTGGCATTATAAGGACAGGCTGCAATACAGGCCTTGCATCCCATGCAACGATTGAAATCAATAAGCGTCACACCGTCTTCACGTATAAACGATGCCCTGACCGGGCACACAAGAACACAGGGTGGACGGTCACAGTGATTGCATAACCTGGGCAGGTTAAAGGTCTTGACATTTGGATACGTCCCTTTCTCGATCTTCTTAACCCATGACCTGTAATGCTTCAGAGGTACTTCATTTTCCTGCTTACATGCAATGGAACAGGCATGACATCCTATACATTTACGGAGGTCTATGACCATAGCGTATTTTTTTTCCGGGTCTCCGTGTCTGAATTCCGGTCTTGGGTATTTAGGACCCCAATTTTCATTTATCCTGTCAAGTTTTTTCTTTCCCATTTCTTATTCCTCCAGCTCCAATGGGACTTCAGTTCCTCTGTGAACAACACTCTGTCCAATAATTCCATCAATCATTGCAACGATCTTCGGCGTGTATTTCAAAGCCAGTATATAAGTGATGGTACCGAAAATGATAATGCCGGTCAATAGCATTATTTCCTCGAAGAGGGAATAACCGATATATCCGATCTCATTCGTATAGGGCACCAATCCGGCTTCGCTTTTCGGGATCATCTGTCCGCCAACTATCACGTTAAATCTCATTGCGAAAGTTCCGATAACCACAAGAGCTCCGGCCAGGCCCTGCCCGAGATATGTCCGGCCGGTCTTTGGATGGGACAAAAGCAGCAACGGTACAATTCCGCCTAAGAATATTTGTATCCACAGGAATGAGAACGATAGGGGTCCATTTAACCAGAGCATTATTGCTTCGTACTCTTCAGCAGCAGAGTATAACATAGTCGTTATATCTACAATATCAAGGAAGAATTCCAGCACAAGGAAGAAAACAAGCAGGTTTCCTATGCTGTAAACGATTTCCGGATCGATCTTCTTCTTCTCAGGGAAGTATTTTTCCTTTATGGTTACAACAACTATCAATAATGCAATTCCCGACGTCAGTGCAGAAACAAGGAACAACACCGGCATGAGAGCGGTGTGCCACAACACCATACCTTTATTGAGCCCGAACACAAATCCAGTATCTGCATGCACTCCGAGGGCAACCGGTATACAAATAATGCCCATTAGCTTTGCATATTTGTCGTTGCCGGTAAAGATGAAATATGCATATATAATACTGCATAACAGATAGGCACTGATCACAAAAGTAGCCCAACTGAACATAGAAGCTATGTTCGGGTATAAAAATGTATAATAAGCCCGGGTAGGCTGGGTTGTATCTGCAAACAGTGTCATATTCGCCATCAATAATAGTACAATAGCCATTAATACAGCGTTCTTCGATATGACCTTATATTCCTTTTTCCCGAATACATATGCCAGGGTCGATAGTGTGAAAGACCCTGCACTCAGTCCTGTAAAAAAGGGGAAAGCTGTAATTAGCAATCCCCATATCAGTCCATGTTGTACATTATATACTTCTTGGAAAACCATTTCTCCTCTACCTCATTATTGTTATTATATTAAAATCGCTGTGCTGACACCCATTTTATTTGGTGTGAATGTTTGATGGGACAACATCAATTTCTCCTTTAAATGAACTTAATCATCAGTAATTTACACATTCTACTTAAATGTTTGTGAATTTTCAATTTGTTAGTGTGAAATAGAACAAATAATAATAGTAGGTACAATATGAAATAAACAGTAATTATTCACTTTACAAGTAAAAAAATACTGATTTGTGGTTATTTTCATAAAATAGTGCAAAAATGATAAACTAATATTGGATTAGTAGGAAAAACGAGAACATAATGATATCTAAAATTACTCTTAGAGTGTGAAAAAGACCGAAATGTTTATACATATTATATGCAAAGTAATTGCTAAATAAGTAAGAACCAGGTGATATCATTTGAAGGGAAAGCGACTATTCATTTCTTTATTACTGATGACTGCCTTTTTGACCATTGTATCAATGGCCGAAAGTGATAACGTTGAACTCAATGCGTTAGATGTTAATTGCCGCAGTTGTCATACAGACCCACATCCGATACATTCAAAAATTAATTTACAATGCCAGGAGTGCCATGGTGAAACCCTTAATGTGAGAATACCTCAATGTACAACATGCCATAAAGGACCTATCCATGAAGTCCATAAGGATAAAGTAAACAGTCAGCCCTGTTCAAGCTGCCATAAGAACATTCAGGGAAAACACAACTCCCTTTTGGGCGATTCTATCTGTGAACACTGTCACAAAGATCTGATAACCATTCATGGTAGTGAAATTGATGCCTGTACCAAGTGCCACGGTTCTGCCGCTAAGATAACAAAACCGGTCAAAACACAAAGTATGGCGGTCATATGCGAAAATTGTCACCAGGCAGAGAGCGTGGCCACCATTCATGGTTCAAAAGATGATTCCCAAACCTGTTACCGGTGTCACCGAGAGGGTGTGGAAGAGACTGAGACAACAAAGATCCCCCATATAATACATGTGCCAAAAGTGGATTGCATGACCTGTCACTGGGACTTAAAGGAGGATACCATCACTGTTCCTCAATGTTCCAGGTGCCACAATATTGACAAGATACATGCTTTTGGCAGTATAGGGAAAACAATGAAAGGTTCAGTGGAGTGTTCAATTTGCCATCCGGATTTATCAGTACAGAAAAATATGGGCGAAGTAACAGATATATTCGGTAAACCTTCACCTACAGAGGTACCTGA
Proteins encoded:
- a CDS encoding hydrogenase iron-sulfur subunit yields the protein MPIGVYTCHCGSNIAGHLNVESVREFASTLPDVVVSKDITFACGDQGQDEIKKDIQEMDLDRIVVAACSPRLHEVTFRRAAKAAGLNPYLVEIVNIREQCSWVHRDSYHYTTQKAKDLVAMGVARARLLSPLMLETVPAIRDVLVIGGGVTGVQAALNMADSGIKVHLVEREPMLGGWMAWLNEVFPTNDCSMCVLAPRLTEVIDHPNITVHTYSEIKDITGHIGNFHIKVRHKPRYVDELKCKGCIELCATVCPIEVPQEIDGGLSLRKAIYLPHAQAVPLVAVVDPEHCVGCKLCEKACEPEAVDFDQKEEGVEFSVGAIIVATGHRPFDASRKPEYGYGTIRNVITSMELEQMLNASGPTSGMVVRPSDGQKAKRVAFIQCVGSRDETVGNPYCSRVCCMVAIKNAGLIRERNPETTVSVHYIDIRAGGENYEEYYIRNQEKGVEFIRGRLASVKEVDGEAVITYEDTMTGEIVDQTVDLVVLSVGLEPNPYSGEIVNTLNLSQRPDRFIQVAHPKMRPVDTHTRGVFVAGCASGPKEIQVSIAQGIAASARAISILSSGSIPKDVMGVEVIDDLCTGCRLCEEVCPYDRITVVNGKAVVDELTCSGCGACAAACPGGALQPRHFTDGQILAQVQAATHDIKETPLIIAFLCHWCSYAAADLAGSLGAGYPTNVRNIRVMCAGRVNPSFVLKALKGGADGVLVAGCRFGECHYLTGNRKAQQRVDILKSMLADRGIDPRRVRTAWVAASEGGKFAQEVRDFVDELVGIGAIGSELDASDTDINTGE
- a CDS encoding S-adenosyl-l-methionine hydroxide adenosyltransferase family protein, giving the protein MAVISLLSDFGDLYPAQMKAVILRINPTAVLVDISHQIPAQDISAGAFALMISAPHFPEGTVHLAVVDPGVGTSRRPIAVQAGAHFFVGPDNGLLIPAACGAGQDLTVREITNPDLLLEPSSTFHGRDIFAPVAAHLSSGMAVADVGDTIQNFVEMDFCGSGVMDGKVRGQIVYVDGFGNAITNIPGKVMFEWFKYGDVLDIYGVNMLFVKTYGSVKKGMPLLVVGSHGYLEISVNSGSAVKLFGLELGSHFDLVPPGSFFL
- a CDS encoding molybdopterin-dependent oxidoreductase; translated protein: MKQFKDVTSKDITRRGFLKLTAATGGAVVAGSALLDPAMAGSECIDCHKIAGAPARKQPHKWIPTVCNMCGGQTGVLADVMTVENEKVVLKVVPNLHNPMGVSNVSEDFEEHKNEGAALCPRGNASIMDLYDHDRLSKPMKRTNPVKGKGIDPGWKEITWTEAYELISTKLSELKENGEAHKLVWFSDDDNFVHIQQDFCNLYGTPNYHNQSNLYDAVRRAAFKSMVGHQRPLTDNVDTKFILLFGTNPLSAVKWGYVPQTMIRGIQHGAQMVVVDPYHSFTASKAHEWVPIKPGTDGALALALGHVIIKLGLYDNDFIDHWTVGFDEYADYVRNKSPEWAESITGIPAGTIERLGRELGNTRPVIIDAWSGVTQHSNGFQTMRAIVALTGLLGQFDVRGGLVLPDMSGNVHQEVKYTPSKYSRLDGGTDKYPFAHESGVIVETLNTMQKGTGPYQPKVGVVMHQNLVMSVPGTENVIEAMKSLEFLAVVDTHMSETAELADLVLPGTHYLERYDLVNNWTTWPSVSLRQPVIEPRFGQPVEYEFIIELGRRLGLRETDGNLFFNNLVYEEYLSRELENGAPGITLEELKELPGATWTDPEGTKFKKYDKIIRLSGSSDVDENGVVHDKDGKPIGVMIWDRYHAGFETPTRKFELYSGTLGNTKDANGDPIPPIPEYKAADIKPDYEYPLYLINWKEVSHTGVRTQNNIWLDELKHSNYLAIHPETAERLNIRTGDPVWIETKNVKDKGTALLTDRIHPEVVGMQHGFGHWNMGEVANGNGTNDYQFYNTAADPVSGNALANEMIVKVYRA
- a CDS encoding 4Fe-4S dicluster domain-containing protein; protein product: MGKKKLDRINENWGPKYPRPEFRHGDPEKKYAMVIDLRKCIGCHACSIACKQENEVPLKHYRSWVKKIEKGTYPNVKTFNLPRLCNHCDRPPCVLVCPVRASFIREDGVTLIDFNRCMGCKACIAACPYNARFMNEGPFTNHDPKHTEYKDTADKCSFCAHRVDNGALPACVLSCMTKARVFGDMNDPNSEVSKLIHLYPTQLIKPGLGTEPKVFYIDADSSIMGRVEEDKR